In Solea senegalensis isolate Sse05_10M linkage group LG6, IFAPA_SoseM_1, whole genome shotgun sequence, one genomic interval encodes:
- the LOC122770842 gene encoding immediate early response gene 2 protein-like produces the protein MSATTAMEVNAEARRILAVSINKLYASRTQRGGLRLHRSLLLSLVMRSARDIYHSSRDSEWPGAPQPTPEEPMDSSSGPQAEPQPEPQPEPQPEPQPALSHPAEPPAEQLGDAGEGSDSETTEDKENWSPAARQSRKRRGKASAAPDFLPSKRARLEPGEERYAAPLGSCRTGAGESLTALSLNRVIAVC, from the coding sequence atgagTGCCACAACAGCAATGGAAGTGAACGCTGAAGCTAGACGGATCCTGGCGGTGTCTATAAACAAGCTGTACGCGTCCAGGACTCAGAGAGGCGGACTCAGACTGCACCGGAGCCTCCTGCTGTCTCTGGTCATGAGGTCTGCCCGGGACATCTATCACTCCTCCCGGGACAGCGAGTGGCCCGGCGCGCCGCAGCCGACACCGGAGGAGCCCATGGACTCCAGCTCAGGACCACAAGCCGAGCCTCAGCCTGAGCCTCAGCCCGAGCCTCAGCCCGAGCCACAGCCCGCCCTCAGCCACCCAGCGGAGCCGCCCGCGGAGCAGCTGGGCGACGCGGGGGAAGGGAGTGACAGTGAAACCACAGAGGACAAAGAGAACTGGAGTCCGGCGGCGAGACAGTCCAGGAAACGCCGGGGCAAGGCGTCGGCGGCGCCCGACTTCCTGCCCAGCAAGAGGGCGAGGCTGGAGCCCGGGGAGGAGAGGTATGCGGCCCCGCTGGGCAGCTGTCGCACTGGGGCCGGAGAATCTCTCACCGCCTTGTCTCTAAATCGAGTTATAGCTGTCTGCTGA